The Prevotella sp. E2-28 genome includes the window TTTGCCAACAAAGCCAGTGAAGAGACCCAGTGGAGTGTTTATCCCTATTATGGACGTACACGTAGTGCTGTAGCCTTGACGCCCTACACCAAACCTGTAGGCGATGCTTCGCTAACTTATCGTTTCGCGCTTCCTACGGATGCTCATGCGCCCAAGACTGTGAAGGTGCATGTCATCGTGAAATCTACACTTGACTTCCTTAACGTGGGAGGCCATGAATGTGTTATTAGTCTGGATGGCGGTGAGGCTCAGACTGTTAACTTCAACAAGACCCTTGTTGACCGTCAGCCCTATATGTACTCTGAGTTCTATCCCACTATTGCCCGTCGTGTAGTAGAAAAGGTCGTAGAGTTGCCTGTTGGTCAGGCTGATGTACATGAGTTGTCGCTCAAGCCTAAACATCCAGGTATTGTCTTTGAGAAAATCGTAGTCGATTTCGGTGGCTATCGTCCTTCCTATCTGTTTATGACGGAATCTGAATATAAAAAGGAATAGGACATAGGGAAAAAGTGAATAATTGCTACCGCCTATACGTTGAGATATTAAAAAATATTAGGCGGTAGCATATTTTTTACTATTAACTTTTGATTTTATCCTTTTTTTAGTACCTTTGCGGGCAAATTGTAATTATAAAGAATGAAAAAACTTACAATTGCCCTTCTTACAGCAGGATTGCTGCTGACAGGGCAGATAGTCTGTGCTCAGGATTCACTACAAAATACGACTGAGACTGTCGTGGTTGATAGTGCCGCATCCGAACTCTCTGTAGAAGAGATGATTGGCGACGAAGATATGTCAGAGCTGGCCGAGATGGCAGCAAGCGAGCTTGGGATGCACCAACAGTTAAGAGAGAAATTCGTTGAGGGTGATCCGCGCTATATGTCGTTGGTAGCCTTCGCATTGATTATCGGTCTGGCTTTGTGTATTGAGCGTATCATCTACTTGACACGTTCAGAGATTAACACCAAGAAACTGCTCTCCGATATTGAGACGAAAGTTGAGAGTGGTGATGTGGAAGGTGCTAAGAGCATTTGTCGCAACACGCGCGGACCTGTGGCCAGTGTATGTTATCAGGGACTGATGCATATCACGGAACCAGCTGAGGATATTGAGCGTAGCATCGTCAGTTACGGTCAGGTGCTTACCTCTCGTTTGGAGCGAGGTTGCTCGTGGATTAAGCTCTGTATTGCTATTGCTCCCTCATTAGGATTCTTGGGAACCGTGATTGGTATGGTGATGGCCTTCGACCAGATTCAGGCTGAGGGCGATATTGGTCCTACTATCGTGGCTGAAGGTATGAAGGTAGCCCTGATTACTACTATCTTTGGTATTATCGTGGCTCTTATCCTGCAGGTGTTCTACAACTTTGTGAACTCTCGCATAGACCGCCTGACTACCCAGATGGAGGAAGGCGCCATTAACTTGATGGATATCATCGCAAAGGTAAAAGTGAAGAGTTAAAAGTGAAAAATTTGCTACCGCATTAAGAAATAATGGTTGACGTTCTGCTCTATACTATTTATATCATGCTAGGCCTGCTGGTGGGTCTGGTAATATGGTCGTTTGTTCATCAGTTTACGACCCATAACGACTGATTCGGATGTTTGCGAGGAGAAAAAAGGAGATGCCTGGTTTGGATACCACATCGACAGCAGATATCTCATTCATGCTGTTGATTTTCTTCCTTGTAACCTCATCCATGGATACCGACTGGGGATTATCCCGCCAATTGCCACCACCTGAGAATCAGGCTCAAGAGGAGGAACTAGTTGTAAAACAGCGTAATGCTCTTTGTCTGCGACTCAATGCCGAGAACCAGCTTACCTGTAATGATGAGCCCCTGGCTGTTGACGACTTGTCGCAGCGTGTAGAGGAGTTTGTGGCTAATAGTGCCAATGACCCTACATTACCAGAAAAGAGTGAGCGCGAGGTGCACCTCATGGGACGTTGTCAGGTGAGTGATCGTCATGTGATCATCGTTGAGGTCAGTCCTAAGGCTACCTATGATGCATATTTCCAGATGCAGAATGCTGTAGTGGCAGGGTATAATCATCTGCGTGATGAGTTGGCAAAAGAAAAGTTTCATCATCCCTATGCCAAATGCAATGCTGAGGAACGTGATGCCATCGCCATGGTTT containing:
- a CDS encoding MotA/TolQ/ExbB proton channel family protein, whose amino-acid sequence is MKKLTIALLTAGLLLTGQIVCAQDSLQNTTETVVVDSAASELSVEEMIGDEDMSELAEMAASELGMHQQLREKFVEGDPRYMSLVAFALIIGLALCIERIIYLTRSEINTKKLLSDIETKVESGDVEGAKSICRNTRGPVASVCYQGLMHITEPAEDIERSIVSYGQVLTSRLERGCSWIKLCIAIAPSLGFLGTVIGMVMAFDQIQAEGDIGPTIVAEGMKVALITTIFGIIVALILQVFYNFVNSRIDRLTTQMEEGAINLMDIIAKVKVKS
- a CDS encoding biopolymer transporter ExbD, yielding MFARRKKEMPGLDTTSTADISFMLLIFFLVTSSMDTDWGLSRQLPPPENQAQEEELVVKQRNALCLRLNAENQLTCNDEPLAVDDLSQRVEEFVANSANDPTLPEKSEREVHLMGRCQVSDRHVIIVEVSPKATYDAYFQMQNAVVAGYNHLRDELAKEKFHHPYAKCNAEERDAIAMVYPQRISEQALEGKGGEE